In the genome of Arvicola amphibius chromosome 2, mArvAmp1.2, whole genome shotgun sequence, the window AATGCAAACTCTGGTCGTCAGGACTGTGCATCAAGCTCTAttgcccactgagtcacctctgcaAGCCCCTCCTAGACGCCTCAAAGGATCTTTGAGGCAGAACTTTCTCCATGTCTTGTTCCGTCAGGACTGAGGGCCATAATGCCTCTCCTGCAATAGTTATTCAATTTCCATTATACatcagataaagaaaaaatatccttAAGCGTTTTTAGAGAATTCTCTTAGTTTCctttctgcattttcttcctttctccacgTCCCTTGAATGAGTCATAGCCTGCCCATTATTGGCCCCTGCCTTCATTGGAGAGCTGTTCTATCCTTCAGTCATCTTGGGTTGTAGTTTCTGTCCCTTGTCACACAGATTAGTCTTAATATCCTTTGAAGCAAAGATGACTGTAAGCTAAGGACAATTACTAGAAACATTAGATAGCTTGTGCCTTGCTTTTAGTTTCCTTGTGAACACAAGTGAGGATCAATGCTTTTTAGAAAAAGTCCCTTATATGTTCTGTTACACTAATTCTTTTGAGGGGATTCAAAGTCTATGCACTCACTTAATCTAAGACTTTCCATGACCTCTACCACgttttttttcttgtgattgtCTCTCCAAGCAACATATTCTCTTTATTCATAGGGTATAATATAACTAGCAGATgttattgtatttatgtatttgtttgtttcttctatcTTTCCACTATGATTTCAGCTTCATGATACCAGGGGTAGAGCTATCAGTGAGGAAaccttaagaaatattttttgggAGGGGGCCCAAGATGGCCGCTCTCCGCTACCGTCGTTTCCTTAAGCTCTGTGAGGAATGGCCAGTGGACGAGACCAAATTGGGCCGAGACTTGGGCGCTTACTTGCGGCAGCGGGTAGCACAGGCCTTTTGGGAGGGAGAGAACACCCAGGTGGCAGAACCCGAGGCCTGTGATCAGATGGACGAAAGCTTAGCACGACTGCATTCAAACTACTATAAACACAAGTACCCTCGCCCCAGAGAAACCAGCTTCAGTGGCCTGTCCGTGGAATACAAGCTGATCCTGTCCACAGACACCCTGGAAGAGTTTCAGGAGATGAATAAGAGCGTGTGGAAGAAACTCCAGGAGAAGTTTGCACCCACAAGGCCAGAGGAAAAACATAAAGCCTGGGCACAGGTCTTGTCCTGCCCACGTACCTGACCCTCATCAATAAAGCTGTCcagtctctcaaaaaaaaaaaaaaaaaaaagaaaagaaaagaaagaaatattttggggAGAACTCTGTAAagatctcaatttaaaaaaaaatagcaaggaaGGGTCAGTTAAAAGAACCACAGtgaatgaaaatgtttctttctatTATGGAAATGTATTTgtagtagttttgtttttaaattgaatgCCTTTTAGGTATAGTAATTGCAAATCTATTTTTTTCAGACATTCTCTGACCCATAGATAGTTTTTGGAAGCAAAGCTAAGATGAAAGTTGACATCTCTTGATTCAAAGATCATCCTACTATTGATGTCCACTTTCAACTAAAAACCTGATTTAACAAATGAGTCAACTATACATCTGTTTAAATTTTCATCCTTCAAGGCTGTAACTGCTAGtgctgagaaaaacaaacaactccTACGAATTTCTTGAGGAGATGACAGAAGATTCTTACCCTTTACATTGTGTACAAAGTGTGTGTGctatatataaattcatattttctaGTAAGTATATGAGCAAATAGCTATGTAACTCATATATAAAATGCAACAAATAGATATAACATTTGGCAGTTTGGAAGCAGAGACTGATTGCCTGCAATAATGCATAAAGAGATGTTAAAAGGAGCCCTATCCCTGTGTTAGAAAGGGGCTagtaattttcattattattacaattattatttatgtaaatgtatgtatgaCTATATGAGATTAAGACCCATGTCTATGGCCTAAACAGAAGTTTTAAGCAGTTGTGAACTGTTTAATGTGAGTGGTAAAACTGAACAATGAGcattcttaacagctgagtcatctcttgagCACCAAGGTCTGATTCTTTGCAGTCATACAGAATGCATCTGGGTCATGGAGGACCATGACCAAAAGATGAGGATGTCAAGTTTGTCTTCTAGGAAAAATGAGCCACAAGGAttataaaaaaagtttatttcctGATGGTAATAAGAGCAGCAATCTTTGGTGTGGCCTCAGGCTTTGAAAAACACACTAGTGAAGGAGCTGAAGGGACAAAGTGAGCAGGACAGGAAAACACCTTCCGGAGAAGATTAAGATGATGTAAAATAGAAATGTTCCATATTCTAAAGCACTGACCATTGGAAAATCTGTGTGTAGCTATTAATTTAGATGTACTAGCTACAGGATATTTAATATTAAACCATCCCACCCTTGTCTTCAAATGTtgagcagttgcacaagttttgCCTACAAGAGGTGTTTAGAGACAAGCTTCACTTGCTTTTGTCGTGAGCAAGAAGGTACTTATGTTCTTGCTGAGACTCATTATTCACACATGATAGAGACATGAAGAGACTGTCCATATATTCATTCATGAGAGTGTAATGAAAACGTTGTCCATAGGTCTTGCAAACTTGAATTCTAGATTCTGCTCTATCACTCAGTAGCTGTGAGAATTTGAAAAGGGCAATTCATGAACTTTCACTTGCCCTTGAACTATCTTGGCTTAGCCTTTCATCCTCCAATACTTGTTTGTTCTCTCAAGttaacatttattctttttttttttggtaacttcCAAACTTCATATTGTAATGAACTAATGAATATTAAgttatgttttgaaaaaaaattgaaataattagtATACTAagaatgtttatattatatttaagaataaaacatAGTTGTTGAATAGGTGTTATAAACAATTATGCATGACTGACTGCTATAAAATTATTAACACTACATATGGGACAGTATTAGAAGCAAGGGGCTTGGTAATATGGACTGGACATTTTCAGGACTGAGGGCAGAGGATTCCTGCAGAAGCTACCAAGACTGCATCAAAAAGCCCTCCTTGGGAGCTGCTTTTGCTGAAGACACTCATCTTTTCTAAGGTTTCCTAGCCTGAGGCAGGTTGCAGCATCCATCCTGGGTCTTACACCAGGAGGTCATAGTTCTTCCATGCAGCTTCTGGTCTCCCTGAGGGGCGTCAGAGCTACTTTGAGTCTGCATTGTttcccagtttttcttttctaactgcTAGTattacttccttcctttctgctcacTAGGAGGATTCTGGGCTTGCTGCCAATCAACCTCCCTCATTTATCCTCTGCATAAACCCAACTCAACTCAGAGTATCACTTAGAATCCTAATACATATTGGAGTTTGAGTCAAAATAGGAGTTCCCGAAATGCATTTTATCACTCCCTCCCTAGTACTTATCTCTAAGACCAACTGAGCATGAGCAACAGTCCCTGAGAGCAGGTGCTGAGCATAGGCAGCCTATCTCAGTCATTAGCCCACAAGAACAGACTTCTCATAATTCTCTGTGGGATCAAAATCTACATTTTACCAAGTTGCACTCAGGTTTATACAAACAGAGGTGGTGTGGTGctgaagaattgtctgtattctgtcaatcatagtttaaataaatgctgacaggccaggtaggaagtataggcaggtcaaccagacaggaagtagaggtgtggcgatgagaacaggagtattctgggaaggaggaagctcttccccaagtccagcccagaccaccaaagaagcaagatgtgagctgccctgctgtgaaaggtaccgagccatatgaCTAGCATAGGTAAGAACAATGAGTTAATAtaactacaagagctaataagtagcccaagctaatgggccaatcattttataagcttatggagatctctgtgtgattttctctgggactaaatggttgggggactgggtgggacagaaaccccaatgagcctggccctcatgttacagtggTGTATGCATCTCCTTCCATCCCTATACTACAGATCACCATAAGACCATCCCCTGCCATGATGtagttttctcttttggtttttctgtgtgcTAAAGTATTTGAATGTTACACATCAAAGTGGTTAACTCGCTTAACTTCCATATATATTTCCTAGAGAAATGGATACTTTTATATGCAACCATGATTACCAGTAGCACAGTTGAGAAATTCGACAGTAATTTCATAATACCTTCTAGGACAGGACTCAAAGATGacttcttttatttgttctaaAATTGCTTCTTAGGATttttcccatgctcccaattgaaTAAAGGTTGTATGTCATATTTAATTATATCTCTAGATTCATCATTGAGAACAATTTTCAtgccttttgttttaaaacttttttgatGATCAAGAAAAATAGGTTGTGGTGGatcaaaagtaaatttttaaaattattttatttgtatgtgtatgtgtgtatcaagAGTGTGTATGTGCCCACAGAGGGTAGAAAATTACATAGGATGTTCTGGAATTAGAATCATAGGTGGCTGTGATATTCTCAGGTCATGAGAGCAAATCTCTGCTCTACTGGAAGAACATCAGGTGCTCTAAGTGCCTAACAATCCCTGCAGCTGCCTGAGTCTACTTTTTAAGATGATAGTTAAAAGTTGACTCACAGTAATTGTACATGTTTATGAAACCCTCGTCAGGGATTCAATAGCTGTATAAAACATGTTGTTATGCAATCAGGGTGACTAATATTTCAATCTCTCtatgaaaaagttttatttatcttgCTGGGAATGTGCCTGTACCTTTCTTTTAGGACGTGTAAAGATGAAATCTATAATACATTTGCAGAATGTACCCAACACTTGTTATAGACTGTGAAACCTTATGAGTTCTCTGAaactgtcaattttattttttctcagtggtaatttgtgtttttttttcacaaatataTCTGTATTAAGTTGTTGTTCTTTGGAAGATCCTGGATTATGGCCAGTGTATCACCTTCTATATTTGTTTATTGGCTCCTAGTTAAACTCAGGTCATATGTGCTTGTCAGCAGCATTTCCTGGGTGGTACCTACAGGCAACAAAGTGCATAGAGTCTGGAGGGACACAGTGGCAGGCTGATCTACTgattgacaatgcccaaatttGATCATCTGCTTAAGAAGGTGGCAGTAAAGCTATAGTTTATTTTGTACTATGAGACTAATTTAGGAATGACACATTGAAACAAAACTTTTTACAATTTAAAgcctatgtttttatttaatgatcttttaaccatttttatatatttctaaatatatatttagttttattttccctttagtttagaaaagaaatataattgtttccctttattttattccAACCAGAAAGTGTATTACCTAGCCCTGGTACCTAGCACAATTATTGCAGCATTAGCAATGCATGTTCCTCTGAGTACACCTATGATGGGAGATCAAGATGGGAAGAGAGACATCCTCATGCACTGGTTGTCAGTCCTTCTCATTGTATTATCAATGCACATTCTGTTCTGGTCTATGTGAGGTCTGATTACTGTGGCACCAACTAGGTATTAATCCACTTTATTGGCTTATAAACCATGACACAATGTGCCGCACAGGCCTTCAGTCAACATCTAACAGGAGCTGGCAGGTCACTTTCAAATGATATGCACTACTTTGGAGCAGACAAGCCTTCCAATAGCTGAGCATTTTCCTTTCAGATAACATGTATTATATACTCTGTGAGGAGAATTAATATGTACTgggattttgctttcttttttctctctctctttctttacttccccaccatgtgtgtgtgtgtgtgtgtgtgtgtgtgtgtgagagagagagagagagagagagagagagagacagagagagacagagagagagacaaagacagagacagagacagacagagatgagagagaagtgggagagacacacactgagagaagtcctgtttgattattttaaaataatttattacagTCAAAAATGTATCTTTAAGTGGGCATTGGGCTGCTTTCTTCTATCCAGAGTCTTCTTCTGCCCCCGTTCATCACCTTTAATTTtatatagcattttttttctgaaaaatgatGTCCCTCAAGTAGTAAGGAAGCAACGATACTCAATTTTTTGACCATGCAAGAAGCTTCCAGAAATCAGCAAATTGCAATTTAAATTAGAGCAGGTGTTGAAGATATGGAGACAAAAAATGTGAGCATCtcaaaaatgagaatatttagTTATTAGGTTGAAGAAGTCAGGATTGCTTTTCTCATTCAATGACTGGGTTTtcataaaagttaaaattcaCTTGAGGAACATGCAAAGAAATGCTTGGAATAGTGCATATCCCTAAACTAGCATGAGGGTTGTGGGAGCATTTGCAGTTtgaggctacagagcaagaccttaTTTGAAAAACAGTGTTAGCAAATACCTTTAACACTGTGCTCCTGTCAATGCTAATGTTAGCCTTGTAAAACGTGTTTGTGCTTTTCCCACCGTGTACCATTCCTATGAAAGCAGAAATGCGTGTGAACACAAAAGGAATAGAGGATTGTTGGAAGAGGTCAGACTTAAAATTGAATGCAGGTGAAATACAATCTAGGGACTGCAGAATGATTTCATttgacattttctgttttgtggacCATGCTACAGACAATGCTATGTTCTTTATTGCTATTTATGGCTTCTTTTCTTGACAAAAAGGCCTTCCTGTAGAAACAGCTATGCAGCATTCTCCACAGATGGCATGCATGACTTGCTATGTAACATCCCAGGTTCTCTGAAAATTGACTGTGGGTTAGTGTCACACACCCTGCTGATAAGAACTCTTGGTAGAGTTAGCTTTCATTAAATGTCACACATTGACCAAGTTGGTAAGATGAGTTGAAGTGAACAGATATTATGACAACTCTATGTGGGCAAAGGGTGATGTTATGGAATTAATCTTCATTTTTTCCCAAAAAATATTGGTCAAGTTTCATACAATTATCTCCTTCCTCAACTTTTTTAGAATATTTCTCACTCAATAAGTATAATGTAAAGATTAGCTGggagatttctttccttttggttggcagattttttttgtttttgttttagttttttgtgtgtttgtttttgttttgtgttaatgCTAGGGATAAATTTCAGGACCTCACACATCCTAGTCAAATATCCTCCCACTGAGTGATGTTCTCTTCCTACATGGAACTAACTTAGATTCTCTAATCTCATTTAAAGGCATCAAGCTTAATTAAGAAGATTTATTTTGACACCCACCAAGGCTTAACACTTTATACTTAACATCTaagcattatatatttatatatttattatttttatgttgatgAGTGTTTACCTGTATGTATTGCACCGTGTGAGTACCTGGTAACTCAGGGAGGTCAGAAAGCatatcagatctcttggaactggagctacagatggttgttgactgctatgtaggtgctgggtatcaaacttgggtcctctgcaagaacactgAGTGGTCtcaaccactgatccatctttccagccaccgCCGAAATTCTATAGTGTGTTTATATAGCTATATACTCACTTAAACTACTCTCACTTCAGCCTTGGGATGTAGATGAAGTTGGGAATGATATAGATACACCATTGTGTTCATTTCCACAATTCACCCAGGCTAGGTCGTGGTTCTACAGGTTGTGGATCAGTACAAGGGCTGACATAACCTAAAACTATTTCTCCAAGCTTAACTTAATTGAAGAATGTTTCCTACAGTTCTGGCCTGGTTCTTGTACTGAGACAAAGGGCTCCTTCACTGATGAGTCTGGACTACCCCATGGATACTAAATTCCAACTTCACCTGCCTCACAGACAGAATTGGTTGTTCCTTCTGATCTCATCATTAGAATTGACTAGCTTATGACTAATCTTCCCTCCCAGGCACAATTACAGTGCAAGGAGAGTTTCCCTAAGGAGGACATAATTCATTATGAAAGCCAAGTTCCTTACTTTAAGGTCAATAGCAAAGCAGTGAACATTTGCTAAGTTTTTAGTTGACTGACAAAAGAAAAGAGGGcatccttatttaaaaaaagttagAAGTTGTGTGATGCTTTGGGGAAATGGAGGTTTGTTTGTGAGCTCATTCTCATTACAAAGTACTTGGTGTCTAACAAACAGGTATAGTAACAAATCTACACTAAGTTGATAATAGAGGAGGTCTCACTCTTAGATTCTCACCCACTGAGTATCTCCCTTTAACAGTGGTATCCCTAAAGTTTAAAAGTACTTTCTCAAACCAAGAAGCCACTTCAAGGTCAGTCAGTACAATGGATTCACATCATGTCCCCATCAAAAGATAGATacttgaatatttgaatattagAATAAAGGTGTCCCAGTACAAGCAAGCTCTCTTTTTAATTGGTATTCATGGAACTTATTCCATAACTATAACCATGCATAAATTCTTTGTTCATCCGTTCAAAAGAAAAGGGGGTCATAATTCATTTTAACTTGGGTTTAGAGTTGAATCTGAGGCTGGACATGATTACCTGGATGGCAATACTGTATAGTTAATGAAAGCGCCACCACTGAACATAATGTCAGTGTGTGGTGGTATTGGCATTTGAGACACTAGTTAGGACTGGCCTTGCATACCTTTGCTGACTTCCAGTTACCTGGCATTTCCAGGTAACAGAAAATGCTAGAGAAAGGCCAGATAAACAGCTAAGTTTCCATTATTAAGTTGTAGTTTCATGACTAGCCAAACTGCAAAACACATATGAGAAAATGTAtagggttattttttttattaggaCTAAATTTCATATAAGTACAATATGGCCATGAGTTAGCACTGACTTTATGAACCAGCACTTTGCATGGTATGTTAATTCTAAACTATGTACAGAGAATATGTTTAAGATAGACCCCTCCCCATATCCACAACTTGGTGAATGCCAGAAACTACAGAACCAAAATCTCTATCACGGGCATTATTCTTTTTCATGGTGTTTATACATACATGATCACATTTAATTTATAAGCCACCCATAGTGAGCGACTATCAGCAGTAACTAATAATAAAGCAGAATGGCTGCAGCCATTCACTGTAATAAAATGCCCAGTATCACTGCTTTTATGTTTTGGAGCTCTTATTGAGTAGCAAACGTAAAGGTTACTGTGAGAACACAGCAATCTGATCAATGAGACACCTTTGAATTGATTGATACACAAGTACTATATGAGTGTGAAAACTGGTCAAAGGAATAATACACATCCCAGGAAGACTTAGTGAGATGCCACAAAAATTCATCATACTGGCAAGAACACAggcaatttaaaatttatgtaacatatttttggaattttccatttaatatattTGGACATTGCTAGATCACTGGTAATGGAAACTCTCTTGAGAGAAACACAGTTAAGGGTCTTCGTCTTACTTTGCTACATTGCCAAGGTATCTGTCTGAAATGACTTCCATTTTGGAGATAAAACCCATAGAATGGGTCAAAGGAATTGGCTCAGTTAGTATGGTGCCCGTTGAGCAAACGTGAGTACCACAATCCctataacaaaaagtttgataATAAGtacttgtaatcctagaactGGAAAGGCAGGGACAAAACAGTCCTAGGGCTCAGCCCAGCTTAATAAGAAAGTTCCAGATTCCACTGAGAGATTCTGTTCTTATTTCTGTCTCTAAAAGCTCAGTGAACGGCTTCTGAGGCAGCCTCCAAACAAATGTACACAGGTACATGTATCCCTACAAACAAATGCATCCTCTTtgtctcattctctctgcctcctcctccatctcGTTACCCAGGAGTGAGAACCAATGTAAAAACCAAGAATGACGGTGTGCATGTGTAATCTTAGCagtgggagacagagccaggaggTCTTTGGGATTTGTTGGCTATTGAGCATAGCTgaaccagtgagctctgggtaggaactgcttcaaaaacaagatggagaatGACTGAAGAAGATATCTGTAGTCCTCCTCTGAtttctacacacatgtgtacacacatgcatcccCCCCAACAAGGaagttacagagagagagagagagagagagagagagagagagagagagagaaacagagagagaaacacagagagaaacagagagagagacagacagagagggacagagagatagagacacagacagacagacaacacacacacacacacacacacacagagtgtttgGGCgtgcgagagagacagagacagaggggggcaGATTCAGAAGATAAACAACATTGCTATGCTTAGCAGAAGAACTGAGATTCAAGCCCAGGACTTCTCAGTTCTAAACCCATGTCTCAGCCTCTTCAAGGAActggaaacaaacacaaacaagaaaatagaagtgttctttttttcagaaaaaaacacagTGATAGTAACTAATCAAGGAGAgacagcttctgcctccctccattGGATaccttattaatttttaaagaagttccTGGGGCCATTTGTTCATAAAGAAAAGACACAGCAAGGCAGAAACAGAGACTGGAGTCCCTGATGCTTTAATTACAGAGGTAGCAAAGGGCTAAAGATGTCACCTAGCAGATGTGGGAGTGATAGATGAGGCTGTGCGCACTGCACCTTGTTGTCACTGTGTTGAGTAGGCAAGTCCTCCGTGAGAAGGGATATGGTGAAGGTCAAGCTCTACGACATTTTCACAATCTCAATTACCCTGTAGCTTATTTATGTATCCTTTGTACTTACACAAAGATCTTTTTTGAAGGTGCTTTGAGAGACTTAACCATTAAATTATATGAgctgagagaaagaggagagaaaaaaggaatctGGTAGAAGTTGGACATGCTTCAAAGAGGAAGTTAAGGAATAATGACACAAGCTGATCCTGAGCCTTAGAGCCACATTCTGAGTTTTCTGGAAGATAATGAAGAAGACAGAAGTCATCCGTGTCATGATGCTTTAATGACAGGgccaagtttgaagccagcagaCCTAGAAGCAGCCTTGATCATAGGACCTTAGcctctttttggttttatttttttttactttttctggaTGTGcgtgcattcatgtgtgcatgcctgcatatGTGGGGACCAAAGCCAACATTGGGTGTGTTTCTCATcactattacattttatttataatgatgatgatgatgatttatttgagacagcatctctctcaGTTAACCTGCTGCTCACTGATTAGATGGAACTGTCTGGTCCCAGGGAACTTCCTGTATGTTTCCATctagtgttaggattacaagTACACACAACCCTACTTGTCTTCCATTGTACTTGGGTACTGATGGGCTGAATGAAGACAAACATTTGACCAATTGTCCCCATTGCTTCATCCTTTAAGGAGTCAGCTATCCTGTTTCTGTCTATAACTACATAAAAGGTATTCCATCCTGACAACACAGAATAAAGAGGACCATAGAGTCTGTGAAAGCCCCAGTCTCTGGTTTGCTTGATTTGGTCCCATCTTCCTTTAAATGTAACCATGTATTTGTACCATGCACATAACTTTCAGCATGGATCATACTAGGCATCCTGCTGCCTCAGAAATTTAGTTCCTGCACTCAAAATCTTCAGTTTGCTGAGATTAGCCAGCCCTGAAAGATGAGCATGTTAAaccatttccattttctgactgTGAGGCAACTTCATGGGCTGAACTGGTGCTGTGCACAGGACTCTGGGATAGCCTGAGGTAAGAGTGGACACGACTGTCAAAACTTTCATTAAGGAAGCCAAAGTACACTCAGAActgttaatctgagtatttcaGAAATACATTTGACCCTGTaccattttataaacaaaatatttttatctagaTCTCCAAGTTAGATATATGGATAAATGACTTCCCCAAAAAATGAAGCTttggggactgcagagatggctcagttggtaaagtgtttgtcacAAAAGCATGAGGACTTTCCTTCAGCCTATCAGTACCCATGCATCTCTGTTTTGTAGATAAGCAGAGAAGCTtccttaaaaaattcaaaaacaaaacaaaacaaaaacaactacagCAATcaggtttggttttatttattaagtgtcTGTCAGGGAGATACTTAAAACAAGACATCATAAAGTGTGAAGACAAGTTGAAATCAAAACTATATATGAGGTTGGAGAGATGCACAGTGGGTAACTTGTTTGTTGCCCAAGCATGCGGATTTTTCTTCAAatactcagaacccacataaggcTAGACACAGTAGCTCACAGCTAAATCACAGGTCCTATAAagagat includes:
- the LOC119806935 gene encoding ubiquinol-cytochrome-c reductase complex assembly factor 2-like, which codes for MAALRYRRFLKLCEEWPVDETKLGRDLGAYLRQRVAQAFWEGENTQVAEPEACDQMDESLARLHSNYYKHKYPRPRETSFSGLSVEYKLILSTDTLEEFQEMNKSVWKKLQEKFAPTRPEEKHKAWAQVLSCPRT